GAACTACGAATTGCGCCGATGCCGTCTTCCCGGCGCTCGCGTCGGACGGACCGTCGGAGCGCGACTAGTCCTTATAACTGCGGATGCGCGCGGGGCTCATCGAGAGGACGCGGAGGTTGGGAGCCGCCTCCCTCCATGAGTCGACGGTCGCGCGGCGTTCCTGCTGCTCAATATCCCAGTAACGGTGCGCCATGCGCTCGGCGAGTTCGAACACAACGGAGTCCGAGATCGTCACGGTGCCATCGAACGCGACCCACGCCTCCGGCTCGCTGATGTGATTGGCGGCGAGGAGTGTCGCTCGGGGATCGCGAGTGATCCTGCGCACCTTCGCGGAATCGGCGCTGACGAAGACGCGCACCACCGACCCGTCCCACTCGAACCAGACGGGGACCGTCACAGGCGATCCGTCCTTGCGGAGCGTGGTGAACATGCCGAGGCGCGTCTCGGCGAGGAACTGCTCGATCTCGGGTTCCGTCATGTCACTGGCCGTCGCGTGCCTCCTTCATCCTCATTTTAGAGCACGAGGACGTTCCTGGCGGCCTCGATGACTCCCGCGATGGGTTTCTTCGCCGACGGTACTTTTCGGAAGGCGCCTGTCGTTCTTCGACGATTTCCACCGCGGACCGGGCGATTGATTGCCCTTTCGCTAACGAATCCGCGTTGGCATACTCCCGGTCGATGCCCAAACGACCTCTTCCCGAACCGACGCCTGAGACACGCGAGTACTGGGAGGGCACGAAGCGCGGAGAACTACGCATCCAGCGCTGCCGCTCGTGCTCGAAGGCGTACTTCTATCCGCGGCCGTTCTGCCCGTGGTGCGCATCTAAGGACGTCGAGTGGTTCACGGCGAGCGGGAAGGGCAAGCTGTATTCGTACGTCATCAGCCATCGCCCCGCCCACGGGTTCCAGGACTGGACGCCGTACGTCATCGCGATCGTGGAGCTCGATGAAGGGCCGCGGATGATGACGAACATCATCGGCGTGGAACCGGCGCCGGAGAACCTGCCCGTCGACATGCCCGTCGAGGTGACGTTCGAACAACAGAGCGACGACATCACGGTGCCGCTGTTCCGTCCGGCGGGATCACGCGCATGAGCCTCCGGATGACGACGGCCATCGTCGGGGCGGCGGAGACCGACGAAATTGGCGTGTTGCCCGGCAAGTCGGCGATCCAGCTTCACGCGGAAGCGGCGTTGAACGCGCTGGACGACGCGGGGCTGACGAAGGACGACATCGACGCGGTGCTCTGCGCGGGCCAGTCGCCGGTGGCGGTGGCCGAGTACCTGAACATTGTGCCGAACTACCTGGACGGAACGAGCGTCGGCGGCTGCTCGTTCATGATGCACGTGCGGCACGCATCGGCGGCGATCCGGGCGGGGCTTTGCACGACGGCGCTGATCACGCACGGCGAGAGCGGCCGGTCCCGCGTCGGGATGGGGGGCTGGGGCGGTGCTCGCCAGATGCTACAGGCGCAGTTCGAGGAGCCGTACGGCGTCGCCGGGCCGCCGACGCGCTTTACGATCCCGATCCTGCGCCACATGCACGAATACGGCACGACGCACGAGCAGATGGCGTCGGTTGCCGTCGCGACGCGTCGCTGGGCGGAGCAGAACCCGCGGGCGATGATGCGGGAGCCGATCACCGTCGAGGATGTGCTCAATTCGCGTGTGATCGCGTGGCCGGTGCACCTGTTGGAGTGCTGCCTGGTGACGGATGGCGGCGGCGCCTTAGTCGTGGTCGCGGCGGAGCGTGCGAAGGACTTCCCGAAGAAGCCGGCGTACGTCCTGGGCACCGGCGAGTCGAGCGAACACTCGATGATCAGCCAGATGATCGACATGACGGAGTCGCGCGCGTTCAAGGTGTCCGGAGACCTGGCGTTCAACGAGGCCGGAATCTCCCGCAAGGACATCGACCACGCGATGTTCTACGACGCCTTTGCGCACACGCCGATGTTCGCGCTGGAAGCCCTGGGCTTCGTCGGGAAGGGCGAAAGCGGCCCGTTCTTCGAGGAGATGCGGACGGCGCCGGGCGGCGACTTTCCCCTGAACACGAACGGCGGCGGCCTGAGCTACACGCACACCGGCATGTACGGCATGTTCGCGATCCAGGAGTCCGTGCGTCAATTGCGGGGCGAGGCGGCAGTACAGGTGGCGGGCGTCAAGACGAGCATCGCGCACGGGGTCGGCGGCATGTTCCACGCCGCCGGGACGCTGATTTTGACAAACGACGAGCGGGCCTGAGAGCCGGCCAGCCGCCCGGAATCGAACGAAGACCCGCCTCCGACCTAGTTTCCGAAAAACTTACGACGCATGCTTCACGGCGGGGCTTCGCCGCTGTACCCTTATGTTCTCGCGCGAAGGAGCGAAGGATGCCCCTGGAGACGTGGGATGTGTGGTATCCGGACGCGGCGGCCGCCGGACTTTCGTTCGCACTCGGTTGCATGGAGCGTGCGGACGCCATCATGATCCACGCGGCGCCGAACTCGCTGCGGATAGAAGTTCGAGACGAGGCGGGCGAACGGGTGGCATTCGTCGATCGCCTCAAGCGGGAAGGCCGGCACTTCCCGATGACGCGCATCCGGCGGCGCGGCGAGACGCTGGTGCGCGAGGACGAATGGCCACAGGACGAGGACATCGGCCGTCCGGTGCTGCTGCCCGGAGGAGAGGTGGGGATCCTCAAGCAGTGGTGGAACGCGGAGGACGGCAGCGAGTGGCGCTGGACCGTCGAGTTCTATAACCACCGGTAAGGCGGGGAGCAGGCAGGGATGCGGCGGGGGCGCA
The Dehalococcoidia bacterium DNA segment above includes these coding regions:
- a CDS encoding TIGR03618 family F420-dependent PPOX class oxidoreductase is translated as MTEPEIEQFLAETRLGMFTTLRKDGSPVTVPVWFEWDGSVVRVFVSADSAKVRRITRDPRATLLAANHISEPEAWVAFDGTVTISDSVVFELAERMAHRYWDIEQQERRATVDSWREAAPNLRVLSMSPARIRSYKD
- a CDS encoding Zn-ribbon domain-containing OB-fold protein translates to MPKRPLPEPTPETREYWEGTKRGELRIQRCRSCSKAYFYPRPFCPWCASKDVEWFTASGKGKLYSYVISHRPAHGFQDWTPYVIAIVELDEGPRMMTNIIGVEPAPENLPVDMPVEVTFEQQSDDITVPLFRPAGSRA
- a CDS encoding acetyl-CoA acetyltransferase, with amino-acid sequence MTTAIVGAAETDEIGVLPGKSAIQLHAEAALNALDDAGLTKDDIDAVLCAGQSPVAVAEYLNIVPNYLDGTSVGGCSFMMHVRHASAAIRAGLCTTALITHGESGRSRVGMGGWGGARQMLQAQFEEPYGVAGPPTRFTIPILRHMHEYGTTHEQMASVAVATRRWAEQNPRAMMREPITVEDVLNSRVIAWPVHLLECCLVTDGGGALVVVAAERAKDFPKKPAYVLGTGESSEHSMISQMIDMTESRAFKVSGDLAFNEAGISRKDIDHAMFYDAFAHTPMFALEALGFVGKGESGPFFEEMRTAPGGDFPLNTNGGGLSYTHTGMYGMFAIQESVRQLRGEAAVQVAGVKTSIAHGVGGMFHAAGTLILTNDERA